The Nitrososphaerales archaeon DNA window CTTGAGGATCCTTGGCACCTCAGGGTTGTACTTCCGTTCCACATACTTCTCGAATTCTGAGATGACCAGTTCGTTGGCGGCAGCGTCCGTGTCCTCGAGTATCGATAGGTCATCCTTGCCCAACCCCGCTATCTTCGCTACCTCTCTCATCGACTTCTCGAAGAGTTGTTCCATTCGGCTCCCGTCGGCGCGGGATGCTTTAACCATCTCGCACCTCTAGGCACGCTTTTCTAAGGCGGGGTGGCCATTGCTACTGTGCGGATCGAGCGTTCCGGAGACCTGATCTTCTGGACTTACCACATGGTCGATTGGAAGAAGACTAGCCAGGAGCCTTCGGGGGTGAAGTGCGTGCAATGCGGAGGAGAGATGATGAAGGTTGAGCCCGTGACAGACAGCAAGGGGGCACGGTACGACGGACTTGTCTGCCACATATGCAAGAGGGTCATTTGGGTGAAGGACACCTAGGATGCCTTCGGTGCCCTCCTTCTGAACTCCATTTTCTCGACTCTCTTCAGCCAATTGCAGTTAGGACAAAGAACTTGGAGCTTCATGGGAGCGAGCACAGGATTCTTTGAGTAGAACTCCAACATCTTCAAGCTACTCCCCAAGGACCTAACCTCTGTAGATCCGTCCCCATCCTTGTGGTCAAACTGGAGTATCTTCTTGTCAGTACAACCGTAGGGACAACCCGCTCCGTCATGCCCAACACAGTGTGGCCCTCCGAGAATGTCGAATAGTTTCTCCCTGAGCAGCAGCCGCGCCTGAGTCCTCTGCTCGCTAATTCGAGCTTGGTTCATAAGACGGTATTGTTTCTTGCGGGCGAGAACCTCGGCACGATGAGCAGTATTGTATCTTCTAACCCCCATAAGGCGGTCTTCCCGATGGGCTTTGTAGTATTCTCTTTCATAGTGTTTCCTGCAGACCCCCTTGCAGTAGAGGGATTCACCGCAACCTAGTATCGTGCAAGTTGGTTTGTTCGAAATAACTCCTGGTCAGCTCTTCTCTCTAAATCCCTCACCATACTTAAACGGCCTCCCGATGTTCTTCTCCAGTTTCTTCAAGAATACCTCGTCCAGGTTGGCCTTAGGGTCGATGAGTCTCGAGGCGTCCAGTACGTAGAAGATCACGTCTATCAGCTCCTCGATGGTCTCCTCGGTCGGCTTGCCCTTCTTCCAAGAGTCCCCAGCTTCGCCGAGCTCTATGAAGGCGAAGAGCAGTTTGTTGGGAATCTCTTCGGACTTGTTTCCGAAACCCTTCGCAACGACAAGCTCACCTACCTTCTTCTTCGCCTCCTCGAGAGAGGGCACGCTTAGAGCCGCCCCTCGGAGGGCTAAGAAGCTTTTCGCTTGGGCGCCACGACCGTTCGATAGTACTTGCACGCGCCCGTTAGACTACATTCGCCGCATCGCGGGCCTATCGGTTTGCACGTGGTCTGCCCGAAGCGGACGAAGAGGTCGTTGAGGTCGAGCCAGTAATTCTTGGGAACCGTTCGCGCGAGCTCGGCTTCGGTGTCCTCCGGCTTCTTCGTGTTCACAAGGCCGAGCCTGTTCGAGATTCGGTGTACGTGTGTGTCAACCGGGATAGCGGGCGTGTTGAAAGCGTATACCAAGACACAGTTGGCTGTCTTCCTTCCCACTGAGTGAAGCTTGAGAAGGTCGTCCATGTCGTCTGGGACCTTTCCGCCGAAGTCGTCGAGGAGTTGTCTGGAGACCCGGATGATGTTCTTTGCCTTCACGTTGTAGAACCCAGACGGCCGTATCAGCCTCTTCACTGTCGAGACTCTGGCGTGCGCGAGCTGCTGGGGGGTCTTGTATCGTGAAAACAGGTTTTCAACTGCCCTCGTTGTGTTTTCATCGCGCGTCCTGTGGGAGAGTATAGTCCCGATCAGAATCCGGAACGGGTCTCCCTCCTCGGACTCCTGGAGGTTCGCCAGTGCTGTCGCTCGGGTATCTTCCGAGCCGTACACCATCTTTCTGATCCTGGACAGGATGGTTGAAATCCTCAGCCCTGTTCGACCGTCCATGGCTCCTTGCGGTACCAGGCAGCAATATCCTCGCATGTCTGCTTCAGCCCGAACTGGGGCGCGTAGCCGAGCTTGGTCCAGCTCTCTTGTGCTCCGATTGTGAGTGCAGCCTTGAGCTGGTCGGATGCGTATGGATTAAGCTGGCCCTTGGACATCAACCCCTGCCTCTTTACGACTACGCTCTTCCCCAACGCTTCGGCAATCCCCTTCGCGAGCATCTCAGGTGCCGCATCGAAAGACTTCAGGAGGTACACAGTACCCGAGGGTGACTGGCCCGTCGCGGCACGGTACATAGCCTGCGCGATGTCTCTCGGGTGCGAGAACGACATCTCCTTCGATTCGGGGAGGGTGACCTTCCCGGATTCGACCATCCGAAGCAGTGGCACAGTAAGTATTCGGTCTCTTGAGCCTACAGCCCTCGCAGACCTGATTATGACGATCCTCGGCTCCTGACTCCGTTTCGCGAACTCCAGGAGAGCCCTATCCGCTTGTAGCTTCGACACTTGGTAGGCGCCTGATGGCCTGGGTTCGGCTGAGTCTGTGACTTCGCCCACCTTGAACCCGTAAACGTCGAGAGTGCTAAGATGGACTACGGTCTTCACCTTCATCTCCTGGGCGACCTCCAGCATGTTCATGATTCCCTCCGCGTTGACCCTGTAGTCGTCAGTAGCCCCAGGCGGCGGCGAGGCCATGCTGTAAATCGTGTCTACACCCTCCACGGCCTCGTGAAGGGAGTGGTGGTCGAGGAGGTCCGCCTCCACGCCCTGAACGCCGTTGAGGTCCATGATCTTCAGGTGGGCGCCCTTCCTGAAGGCGCCCTTCGAAATCTCGTTCTGTTGGAAGAGGTACTCGACAACGTGGCCGCCGATGAAGCCGGTGGAGCCCATGAGGAGGTTCAAGGCCCTTCTCTCTCAGCCCGGTTTCAGGATGCCCCGAGGTGCGTGTGGGCGTGCTTCTCGTCCTTCGGTGGCTTCGCCTCGAATTCGCCCTTCACGAGCTTCAGCTGGAGGTCCTCCTCGAACTTGTCTACGTCACCGGTGAGCTGTTTTATCGTCTTCTTCGCGCTGGGCGAGAGCTGAGGAGAGAAGTTCTGCCCACCAAAGCGGCCGTAGGCCACACCTGTGAACCTGACCTTCTTCCCCTTGATCTGGACGTATCCCCTGACGAGGTTGGCGACATCGCCCTCGCTGACGTAGTCCACGACCACATCGTAAGCAGGAATGCTCATGCGACCTGACCGCCCCGAAGCTGGCTTATATCCAATTCAACTTTGTGCGACATGTAGCGAGTGCCGTGCCTCGACGCGCCTCGATGTTCATTGACCAGCCAACGCCAACTTGGCGTTGACCAGCTGTTCCAGGGTAGGTCTGCCGGCGTCGACTGCCTCGAACCTCACCCTCGCCACCGGCTTCTTGATGCTGATGAGTCTGGTGAGGTCGGCAGGAGTGCCCAGGACCACGGCGTCGCACTCGACGGCGTTTATGCTCCTTTCAAGTTCCTTGAGCTGCACGTCGCTGTAGCCCAGGGCCGGAAGCACCTTGCCCAGCTTGGGGAATCTCGAATACGCCCTTCGGATTGACCCGACAGCTTTGCTCTTGGGGGAAACCAGGACGGCATGGGCAGCCTTTGCTGCGACTGCTCCCGCCCCTTCAGACAATCCACCGTGCGTTACCGACGGGCCGTCCTCCACCACCAGTACCCTCTTCCGCCTGATGAGCTCGGGTCTGTCTAGAATCGCCTCCGACCTCACCTTGACTATTCCAGCGCGAGGGTTGAGCTCCTTGCAGGACCTGACAAGCTCTTCGACTGCCCGCTTTCGGGCCATGTTCACCTTGTTGACGACAATGATATCGGCGAGCCTGACGTTGGTCTCCCCTGGATAGTACTTCGATTCATCCCCGACCCTAATCGGGTCTGCGACAGCTATGGTCAGGTCGGGCACGTAGAAGCTGAAATCGTTGTTACCGCCGTCCCAGATGACGACGTCCCCCTCCTTCTCGGCTTCGTCCAGAATCGCCTTGTAATCCACGCCTGCGTAGACGACCAGTCCCTTCCCGATATGTCCCTCGTACTCCTCCCTCTCTTCGATTGTCGTGTGGAACCTTTCCAAGTCGCTCGGTGACTCGAACCTCTGGACGGCAACGGAGAGGTCCCCGTATGGCATCGGGTGACGCACCACGACCGGCTTCAGACTCCGCCTTTGCAGGATGTCGGCGACCTTTCTGCTGACCGTGCTCTTGCCCGCCCCAGTCCTTACGGCGACGACTGCGACGACGGGTCTGCTGGCCTTGATCATCGTGTCCGATGGCCCGAGGAGGTGGAAGCTAGCACCCTTCGACTGCGCTAATGCTGCGCGGTGCATCACGTACTCGTCGGACACGTCGCTGTAGGAGAAGAACACGTCCGTGACTCTCTCGGAGGCGATTAGGTCACCAAGCTCCTCCTCTGGATGGATGGGAATACCGTCAGGGTAAAGCGCACCAGCAAGAGACGCGGGATACACCCTGTTCGAGATGTACGGAATCTGCGTCGCCGTAAAAGCGACTACCTTGTAGTCTGGGTTGTCGCGGAAATACACATTGAAGTTATGGAAATCCCTGCCTGCTGCCCCCATGATGATTGCTCGTCTAGACAAAGCCCAGAACCCACCAGTGGCTCTCGTCGTCACCTTATATCGATTCGGACGCGAAGAATCAGGTAGCCAGGATGTTCGGCGAAACTTCTATCTCTCCGTGCTGAGATACGGGCAAAGGTTGCCGGCCATAGGTAGGCTCTTCGTCGTAACTGGCCCTTGGAGCTTCGCGATGAGCTTCGTTGCCATAACTGTCGGGACATTCGTCGCCGGCGGTCTTCGGGTCGACCCGCTGCTGTACTTCCTGTCATTGGCAATGGTCGTACCCATTCACGCGGGCGCCAACCTCCTGAACGACTGCTACGATGTGATCACAGGGGCCGACAAGCCTGGTGCGCTCGTGCTGAAGCCTCACCCGATCCTCTCCGGTATCCTCTCCTTGAAGTCGACCCTCCTGTACGCCGCAATCCTAATGGCGCTAGGAATCGCTGCGGGAATCGGACTCTACGCCCTAGGCAGGCCGTACTCCCTCGTGGTCGCCAGCGCAGCAGTCGCCCTGATGCTCTGCTACAATGTCCCCCCGCTGAGGCTGAAGGATAGGGGCCTAGGTGAGTTGCTTGTCTTCTTGGTATGGGGACCACTCATCTTCCTCGGGTCATTCTACCTGCAATCAGACACGTTTGCTTCAATGTCAGTGGTGTACTCCGTCCCAATCGGGCTTCTCGTTGCCTCCGTCCTGCTGATAGACGACATACGTGACATCGAGGAAGACACCTCGATAGGCAGAGTGACAATCCCGATCTTGTTAGGAAAGGAGAGGGCGCTCAGGCTCTATCTTTGGTTCATAGCATCGTCCTACATCATTGTGGCACTGTTCGGGGTCTACTTTGGTCGCCCATTACTGCTTCTTGTACTTCTGAGCGCCCCGGCATCTCTTGCACTCGCGAAGAGGTTCAAAACTGAGCTTCCCCGCGTAGCTCCCGACAAGATGGCTGCCAAGTTCATGATCCTCTTTGGGCTACTCTACGCTGTGGCCATTGCAATCTGAGGCCCAACCCCGCCGGCTCGCTCTCCCTGAGGCCAATCGCGGCGAGAGCGCCAAAGTCGCGTAAATTCGCCTGGGAATGACAACCACTCCCGCTCCAGCGACGCCGCGGCGGAAGACTGGGCAAACTTAAGAACGCCACAGTGGACGCGTGCACTCGATGGTTTCGCTCGTAAAGTCGAAGGAGGCGAACGGCGTCTTCTGGATAACCCTGAACAGACCCGAGAAGGCGAACGCGATAAACTTCCAGATGTGGCGCGACATCTCGGCGAAACTGGACGAGGGTACCGCTTCGAAAAAGTCCAGCGTCATAGCGATAACGGGGACGGGAAAGTACTTCTCCGCCGGCGAGGACCTCAAGGACCTCATGGGCGCGTCGAGCTTCAACGCTGCGCTCGACCTTTTTCTGGGGACGATGAGACCCGTCTTCGACAAGATATTCAGATGCGCGAAACCAGTGGTCGCGGCTGTGAACGGCGTGGCCGTTGGAGCGGGCGTGGAACTCATCTTCGCCTGCGACATGGCCGTGGCTGTTCCCAAGGCCACCTTCGCGCTTGCACAAGGAAAGCAGGGGATAGGTCCCGCGCTGGCGCTTACGCTGGGGATGGTACGCATGGGAAAGAAGAGGTTGGCTGAACTCGGCATGACAGGTCGGAGGTTTGGCGCCAAAGAGGCTGAGGATTGGGGGCTCATCAACGGTGTGGCTCGGCGAGGCCTTGAGGCAGAGGTCGAGAGGCTTGCCAAAGAAGTCGCCATGACACCCCCGACCCTCATCAGGACGATGAAGGAAGTGATGTTGAGGGAGATGACAATCCTTGGAGTCGAGAGCGCCTTCACTTCCATAGCGATGTACTCGCAGTCCGAGGAGACCAGAGAAGGAATCAACAAGTTCCTCTCTAAACGTTCCTAGCTGTCTTGTTCCTGAGTTGACTGTTTAGGGACAACCGATAAATACATTCCAGAGTCCGCTTTCGATTATGGTCAAGCCAGCTGTTCCGATTTCTTTCGACGAATTCAAGTTCTCCTTGGAGGAGATAGAGGGCTATCTCGGCGGAATCCCCGACGAGCCCGCATTTCAGAAACCGTTCGCGCCGAAGTCGTACACGCTGAAGAACGGTGAGCAGCTTATCATCAGGACTGCCGAGAAGAGCGAGGCTCCCGCGATTCTGAAGTCCCTGAAGCCCCTGATTGATTCAAAGTACGACAAGGACTTCTATCACCTCGTGGGGACGCGAACCTACGGCGAGATACTCGGCTGGTACCAGAACAGGCTCAAGGACGCGTACGTGATAGTCGCAACGAGAAAGAACGGGGAACTGGCCGGCCTCGTCGACCACAGGTACTGGGACAAGAACGTGGCGATCAGCCTCCACACTTTGGTCCTCAAGAGGGCGGAGAGGCTGGGAGTACTCCTCTACATCTCGAAGATCGAGCACGCCTTTGATGTGGTGGGCGTCAATGAATGGTGGGCCACTTTCGAGAGCCCATTCGGGTTCAGGCTGGGCTTCAGGTTCAACCACGTCACAAAGCCATGGCCCGAGATGCAGCATGAGCTGGGAGGGGCGAGGATATTCTACATCAACAGGCAGCAATGGGAGCAGTATGTGAAGCCCTTCGCGAAGGAGAAGAACTGGCTAGGAATCAGGCCGGTGGACAAGAAGACGCTGGACGCCACAAGGCCATTGAAGCCCACCTCCGAGATAGACATAGAATTCTAGCCGCGGAGAAAGCCTGAGTGGGGCGACTTTCGGTTGGGCTGCGCTTCCTCACGCGGAACCCGGGAATGCTTTTCTAACGGCGGCAGTTCACGGGGATGACTGGATTGAGCAAGGCTAAGACATTGACAGAGACGAGGAGGATTCGCATCCTAGTCGCAAAGCCCGGCCTCGACGGTCACGACAGGGGAGCGCTTGTGCTCGCCAGGGCGTTCAGGGACGCCGGGATGGAGGTAATCTATAGCGGAATCCTCCCCACTCCGGAGCAGGTCGCCCAGATGGCCGTCGACGAGGACGTCGACGTAGTGGCCCTCTCTCTTCTCAACGGGGCGCACATGACAATATTCCCCAAGGTCAAGAAACTGCTGGAACGGAAGGGGGCGAAGGACATAATCGTGGTGGGCGGTGGGATAATCCCTGACGAGGACAAGCCGAAGCTCCTGAGGCTCGGAATCACCGGGCTCTTCGGTCCAGGCAGCTCAATCGACGAGATAGTCAACCACATCAAAGGCAGAGTGCTGAAAGAGAGAAAACATTAGCGACCGGTCGGACCCATCATTAGTCAGTGCTGTGTGAGTTCGATCAGCACCCTACCCGTGTCTTTGGGGTGCATGAAGTTCACCTTGCTCCCGAACTTCCCCGCCGCAGGTTTCTCGTAGAGGAAATGGAAGCCCTTCGCCTTGAACTCGGCCATGCTAGCCTCTATGTCCTCCACCTCGAACGCGATGTGATGGAGTCCCTCTCCTCTCTCGCTGATGAACTTCGCAATCGTGCTCTCCTCGTTAAGAGGTTCGAGCAGCTCGAGGTAGATCTCACCGACAGGTACCAGCGCAAGCCTGACCTTTTGCGATTCCACTTCGGTCCTCTTCTCCTCAACGGGCATCATCTTCTTGTACACGGCCAGAGTTGTCTCGAGGCTCTTCACCGCGATTCCAATGTGGTCTAGCTTCAATTCAACTACCTACAATGGGGCAGCGGGCCTGAATTCGCCGTATGCCTCTCTCAGTACATCGCTTATCTCGCCGACCGTGCACCTCGCCCTGACAGCCTTCATTATCGCGGGGGTAAGATTCTTCTTGGTGGGGGCGATGCTCCTGAGACCCTCTAGGGCGCCACTGACCTCTGACTCTTCGCGCCGCTTCCTGTACCGTCTGAGCTGGGCGACTCGGAGCCTCTGGATGCTCTCGGGAACAGATAGAACGCGGTACTTGGCAATCTTCTTGGGTCGAAACATGTTCACGCCTACTACAACCCTCCTCCCTGCCTCAATCTCGAGCTGCTTCTCGTATGCGGAACGGAGAATCTCCTTCTTGGCGTAACCTGTCTCGATCGCCTTCAACATCCCCCCAATCTTCTCTATCTTCTCTATCTCGGCAGCGGCAAGCCTATCGAGTTCCGAGGTCAGGTGCTCTAGATAGAAGGAACCCCCCAACGGGTCGGCCGAGGCCGTGATGCCAGACTCGAAGGCTATGATCTGCTGCGTCCTCAAGGCGAGCATGGCAGAGTGCTCGGTGGGGAGTCCAAGAGCCTCATCCTGGGAGTTGGTGTGCAACGACTGGGTGCCCCCGAAGGCTGCCGCGAGTGCTTGGATGGCAACCCTCACAACGTTGTTCTCCGGGTCCTGGGCGGTGAGAGTCTCTCCCGCCGTCTGCGTGTGAAACCTGAGTTTCATGGACTCCTCGTCCTTCGCCCCGAACCTTTCTTTCATTATCCGCGACCAGAGCCTCCTTGCTGCCCTGAACTTCGCCACTTCTTCGACGAAGTCGTTGTTGCAGGAGAAGAAGAAGGAGAGGTGAGGGGCGAACTCGTCGATTCCGAGCCCCCTGCTCAGCGCTTCCTGGGTGTACGCGATAGCGTCGGCAAGCGTGAAGGCAAGCTCCTGGACCGCTGTCGCCCCGGCTTCCCTGATGTGGTACCCGCTTATGCTGATGGGATGCCACTTTTGGTAGGTCCTGACAGAGTACTCTACAAGGTCGATGGAGAGCCGAAGAGATTGGGCTGGAGGATAGATGAACGTGTTCCGAGCGAGGTACTCCTTTAGTATGTCATTCTGTACGGTCCCTTTGACCTCCTCCGCTCTCGCGCCCTGCTCCTCCGCGATCGCGGTGTACATCGAGAACAGAATCGGCGCGGTCGCGTTGATGGTCATCGATGTGCTCACTTGTCTGAGGTCAATCCCGTTGAATATCTCGCGCATGTCATCGAGGATGCTTACGGCCACCCCCGTCTTCCCAATCTCTCCGAACGAGCGCGGGTTGTCAGAGTCGAGCCCCAGTTGAGTCGGCAGGTCGAAGGCGATGCTGAGGCCTGTCTGCCCCTGTGAGAGCATGTACCTGAGCCGCTCGTTTGTCTCCTTCGCAGTTCCGAACCCAGTGTACTGCCGCATCGTCCAGATACGCTTCCTGTACATCTCCGGGTAGATCCCCCGAGTGTACGGGTACTCTCCTGGCGTCTCTTCCCGTATGACGCCATCTCCCGGACCGTAGAATGGCTTTCGTTCCTCGGGGCCTTCGCTCAAGCTCTCTCCTCTAATCTCCTTGCGGCCTCTTTCATTTCCATCTTTCCCTCCAGCACCTGCTCCGCAAGCTTCTCCGCGTAGTCGCTGTCCACAACCCTCTGGAGTTCTTCCAGAAGCTCGTTCTTCGCCAGTTCAATAATCATCCCCTTCATCCCCCTTTTCCTGATTGCCTCCCCCTCCCTAGTGTGGAGCTTCGACCGCATCTCTTCAATCGTCTCGGTCAGCCTGTCTATCCCTTCCCCTTTCAAAGCCGAGGTCTTCAGGACGTACGGCCTCTTTCCCTTGATGTCCCTCACCATGGAGAGGAGGTTGACGACCATCAGCTCGGCCCCCTCGAGGTCGCTCTTGTTCACCACGTAGATGTCGCCTATCTCCATCAGTCCAGCCTTCGAAGCCTGGATGTCGTCCCCGAACCCCGGCGTCAGTACCACCAGGACAGAGTGCGCGATCTTCATCACCTCGATGTCAGCTTGGCCCACCCCTACTGTCTCGATCAGGATGATGTCGCAACCAGACGCCTCAAGAATCTGAATCACGTAGGGTATCGCCCGGTTGAGTCCGCCGGCCCAACCCCTCGAAGCCATGCTGCGAATGAAGACACCCTCGTCGGTAGAGTGCTTCAGCATCCTGACCCTGTCTCCCAGGAGCGCTCCGCCCGTAATCGGGCTTGTGGGGTCGACGGCTATGACGCCCACCCTCAGCTCCCTCGCCCTGAACGCCTCGATCAGTCTGTCGACAAGCGTGCTCTTGCCTGCCCCGGGCGGACCTGTGACCCCTAGCAAGAAGGAGCCCCTCTTCGACCTCGACAGAGCCGTAAGGACCAGGTCGGCCCTCTTTCCGTCGTTCTCGACGAGTGTTATCGCCCGGGCGATCGCGCGCCTGTCGCCGGCCATGACATCCCTTGCAAGAGCCGTTTCATCCATCCTACCCCTCCCCTCGTGAGAACCTCATTAGAACTTGGCCCTTGGTCACGCCTTCTCCCTCCTTCACAAGGACCTCCCTTACAGTGTGCTTGGCCTCAGCTCGGATGACTGATTCCATCTTCATCGACTCTATGACCAGGAGCGACTGACCCTTATCCACTCCATCTCCTGCCTTCACGTCAACTGAGACAATCTTGCCGTAGAGCGGCGAGGTCAGCGCGTCCTTCTCTGTTGTTCCCTGTGGGGTCTCGTCAGAGCCTGCCGGACCGGTGAGCAGTTGAGCCTGTGCCCTGCCCACGGTCACCGGATTCCCGTTTATGCCTAACTTCAGGACTGCCTCCGTCTCATCTTCGAGCATCACCCTCAGCTCGTCATCGTCGAAGTGCGCAAGGAATTCGTTTGTGGTTCGCCCCTTCTCAAGCCGGACCGCGAACTTCTTCCCGTCGAAAGCGACGCCCAAGTCCTCTCCCTGCGGCGTCACTTCGACGTCGACCTTCCGGCTTCCGGCGTACAGCTCAAACTTCATCGAAGAACCTCGCCTCTCGGTTCGTCGGAGGCAGCGCCCACCTCGACACTCCCTTCGTCTCGGTCTCGAGCTCGACGACTTTGTGGATGCCCTTCGCGAGCATCGCCGCCGCAATCACGAGCCCCTGATCCTCAAGTTGCTGCCTTTCAATCTCGGCTCTCTTTGCCATCTGCTCAACAATCCCCGTCCGTTCTATGAAGTCGGTGCCAAGGTCCCACTTCATGAAGGGCTCGCTCTGCAATAGAGTGGTGTGGAACGGGATCGTCGTCCTTATCCCTGTTATCGAAAACTCGGAGAGTGCGGCGACCATCCTCCGCCTGGCGTCCTCCAGGTCCTCTCCGCGTACGATAATCTTTGCAATCAGTGAATCGTAGAACTCTGGGATGACATAGCCGTCATACAGGGCAGTATCTACTCTGACGCCAGGACCTCCCGGCAGGTGCACGTGACCAATGGTACCGGCTGAGGGAGCGAAACCAGAGGCTGGATCCTCCGCGTTTATCCTGCATTCGATTGCCGCGCCGCTCCTCACTATGTCATTTTGGGCCAACGGAAGGCACCCCGTCGACGCGATGATTAGCTGCTGTCTGACGAGGTCCACCCCGGTCACCGCCTCCGTGACAGGGTGCTCGACTTGCAGCCTCGAGTTAACCTCCATGAAGTAGAAGTTGCCGTCTTTGTCCATGAGGAACTCGATAGTGCCTGCGTTCTCGTAGCCCACGGCCTTGGCCACCTTGACCGCGTATCCGCCCACCCGCTTCCTGATCTCCTCGGTGACAGCCGGGCTTGGGGTCAACTCGACGAGCTTCTGGTGCCTTCTCTGGATGCTGCATTCCCTCTCGCCAAGATGGATTGCGTTGCCCTTGCCGTCGGCGAGAATCTGTATCTCTATGTGCCGCGCAGGCGCGATGAGTTTCTCTATGTACATCCCCGCCCTTCCGAATGCACCTTTCGCCTCGTTTGTGGCGCGAGTAAAACCCTGCTTGAGTTCGTCTTCGCTTCTCACTTCCCTGATGCCTCTGCCGCCGCCTCCGTACGCCGACTTGAGCAGTATGGGGTAACCTATGGAATCGGCTATGCCCTTTGCTTCATCCACATCCTCGATTATCCTCTCGGTCCCCGGAGTCACGGGGACGCCCTGCGCCTTCGCCAGCCTCTTGGACTCGGTCTTGTTCCCAGTTGTCAGCAGTGTCTTCTCGGTTGGGCCGATGAACTTGATCCCCTCTTTCTCGCACGCGCCGGAGAACGTGGAGTTCTCTGCGAGGAATCCGTAGCCAGGGTGGACTCCTTCGGCGCCGCTCCGCTTGGCTATCGAGATGATCGACGCTATGTTGAGGTAGCTGTCGGAAGGCGGCGGGGAACCGACGCGGTAAGCCTCATCGGCGAGCTTGACGTGCAGCGCGTCCCTGTCTGCGTCGGAGTAGATGGCGACCGTGCTGACGCCCATCAGCCTGCACGCTCTGATGACCCTGACCGCTATCTCCCCCCTGTTTGCTATCAGGACCTTGTTGAACATGCGATCTCTTTACAACTGAATGTTTCCGTGCTTCTTATAGGGCCTGAACTCCCTCTTGTTTCTCAACGACCAGAGCGCCGACGCAAGCTTCGGCCTCGTTTCGGCCGGGTCGATGACTTCGTCTATTATCCCCCTCGCGGCTGCTGCGTACGGGTTGGCAAACTTCTCCCTGTATTCCCGAGTCAGCCTTTCTGCCATCGCCTCCCTGTCGCTGGCTGCAGC harbors:
- a CDS encoding acetyl-CoA carboxylase biotin carboxylase subunit: MFNKVLIANRGEIAVRVIRACRLMGVSTVAIYSDADRDALHVKLADEAYRVGSPPPSDSYLNIASIISIAKRSGAEGVHPGYGFLAENSTFSGACEKEGIKFIGPTEKTLLTTGNKTESKRLAKAQGVPVTPGTERIIEDVDEAKGIADSIGYPILLKSAYGGGGRGIREVRSEDELKQGFTRATNEAKGAFGRAGMYIEKLIAPARHIEIQILADGKGNAIHLGERECSIQRRHQKLVELTPSPAVTEEIRKRVGGYAVKVAKAVGYENAGTIEFLMDKDGNFYFMEVNSRLQVEHPVTEAVTGVDLVRQQLIIASTGCLPLAQNDIVRSGAAIECRINAEDPASGFAPSAGTIGHVHLPGGPGVRVDTALYDGYVIPEFYDSLIAKIIVRGEDLEDARRRMVAALSEFSITGIRTTIPFHTTLLQSEPFMKWDLGTDFIERTGIVEQMAKRAEIERQQLEDQGLVIAAAMLAKGIHKVVELETETKGVSRWALPPTNREARFFDEV